From a single Phalacrocorax aristotelis chromosome 1, bGulAri2.1, whole genome shotgun sequence genomic region:
- the WNT5B gene encoding protein Wnt-5b isoform X2, producing the protein MQGAPSRRPALRGLPHRRHRPQPTMTGPRLALAAALLCSCTSPVADANSWWSLAMNPIQRPEMYIIGAQPVCSQLPGLSPGQRKLCQLYQEHMVFIGEGARSAIKECQYQFRQRRWNCSTVDNTSVFGRVMKIGSRETAFTYAVSAAGVVNAISRACREGELSSCGCSRTARPKDLPRDWLWGGCGDNVEYGYRFAKEFVDAKEREKNYVRGSEEQARMLMNLQNNEAGRRAVYKLADVACKCHGVSGSCSLKTCWLQLADFRKVGDLLKEKYDSAAAMRISRKGKLELVNNRFNMPTQEDLVYVDPSPDYCLRNETTGSLGTQGRLCNKTSEGMDGCELMCCGRGYDQFKSVQVERCHCKFHWCCYVKCKKCTEIVDQYVCK; encoded by the exons GGCGCCCCGTCCCGGCGGCCGGCTCTGCGGGGGCTGCCccaccgccgccaccgcccGCAGCCCACCATGACCGGGCCGAGGCTGGCCCTCGCCGCCGCgctcctctgcagctgcaccTCGCCGGTGGCCGACGCCAACTCCTGGTG GTCTTTGGCCATGAACCCCATCCAGAGACCTGAGATGTACATCATCGGCGCTCAGCCGGTGTGCAGCCAGCTGCCGGGGCTCTCCCCTGGGCAGCGCAAGCTCTGCCAGCTCTACCAGGAGCACATGGTGTTCATCGGGGAAGGGGCCCGCAGTGCCATCAAGGAGTGCCAGTACCAGTTTCGGCAGCGGCGGTGGAACTGCAGCACGGTGGACAACACCTCCGTCTTTGGGCGGGTCATGAAAATAG GGAGCCGAGAGACTGCTTTCACCTATGCCGTCAGTGCTGCCGGGGTGGTGAACGCGATCAGCCGGGCTTGCCGTGAAGGAGAGCTCTCCAGCTGCGGCTGCAGCCGGACCGCCCGGCCCAAGGACTTGCCCCGAGactggctgtggggtggctgcgggGATAACGTGGAGTATGGATATCGTTTTGCCAAGGAGTTTGTGGATGccaaggagagggagaagaacTACGTGAGAGGTTCAGAGGAGCAGGCTCGAATGCTGATGAACTTGCAGAACAACGAGGCTGGTCGCAGG GCTGTGTACAAGCTAGCGGACGTGGCCTGCAAGTGCCACGGTGTGTCGGGCTCCTGCAGCCTCAAgacctgctggctgcagctggctgaCTTCCGCAAGGTGGGCGacctgctgaaggagaagtaCGACAGCGCCGCTGCCATGAGGATCAGCCGCAAGGGCAAGCTGGAGCTGGTGAACAACCGTTTCAACATGCCGACGCAAGAGGACCTGGTCTACGTTGACCCCAGCCCGGACTATTGCCTGCGCAATGAGACCACTGGCTCGCTGGGCACTCAGGGCCGACTGTGCAACAAGACCTCAGAGGGCATGGATGGGTGTGAGCTGATGTGCTGCGGACGGGGTTATGACCAGTTCAagagtgtccaggtggagcgTTGCCACTGCAAGTTCCATTGGTGCTGTTATGTCAAGTGTAAAAAGTGCACAGAGATCGTTGACCAGTACGTCTGTAAATGA
- the WNT5B gene encoding protein Wnt-5b isoform X3 translates to MTGPRLALAAALLCSCTSPVADANSWWSLAMNPIQRPEMYIIGAQPVCSQLPGLSPGQRKLCQLYQEHMVFIGEGARSAIKECQYQFRQRRWNCSTVDNTSVFGRVMKIGSRETAFTYAVSAAGVVNAISRACREGELSSCGCSRTARPKDLPRDWLWGGCGDNVEYGYRFAKEFVDAKEREKNYVRGSEEQARMLMNLQNNEAGRRAVYKLADVACKCHGVSGSCSLKTCWLQLADFRKVGDLLKEKYDSAAAMRISRKGKLELVNNRFNMPTQEDLVYVDPSPDYCLRNETTGSLGTQGRLCNKTSEGMDGCELMCCGRGYDQFKSVQVERCHCKFHWCCYVKCKKCTEIVDQYVCK, encoded by the exons ATGACCGGGCCGAGGCTGGCCCTCGCCGCCGCgctcctctgcagctgcaccTCGCCGGTGGCCGACGCCAACTCCTGGTG GTCTTTGGCCATGAACCCCATCCAGAGACCTGAGATGTACATCATCGGCGCTCAGCCGGTGTGCAGCCAGCTGCCGGGGCTCTCCCCTGGGCAGCGCAAGCTCTGCCAGCTCTACCAGGAGCACATGGTGTTCATCGGGGAAGGGGCCCGCAGTGCCATCAAGGAGTGCCAGTACCAGTTTCGGCAGCGGCGGTGGAACTGCAGCACGGTGGACAACACCTCCGTCTTTGGGCGGGTCATGAAAATAG GGAGCCGAGAGACTGCTTTCACCTATGCCGTCAGTGCTGCCGGGGTGGTGAACGCGATCAGCCGGGCTTGCCGTGAAGGAGAGCTCTCCAGCTGCGGCTGCAGCCGGACCGCCCGGCCCAAGGACTTGCCCCGAGactggctgtggggtggctgcgggGATAACGTGGAGTATGGATATCGTTTTGCCAAGGAGTTTGTGGATGccaaggagagggagaagaacTACGTGAGAGGTTCAGAGGAGCAGGCTCGAATGCTGATGAACTTGCAGAACAACGAGGCTGGTCGCAGG GCTGTGTACAAGCTAGCGGACGTGGCCTGCAAGTGCCACGGTGTGTCGGGCTCCTGCAGCCTCAAgacctgctggctgcagctggctgaCTTCCGCAAGGTGGGCGacctgctgaaggagaagtaCGACAGCGCCGCTGCCATGAGGATCAGCCGCAAGGGCAAGCTGGAGCTGGTGAACAACCGTTTCAACATGCCGACGCAAGAGGACCTGGTCTACGTTGACCCCAGCCCGGACTATTGCCTGCGCAATGAGACCACTGGCTCGCTGGGCACTCAGGGCCGACTGTGCAACAAGACCTCAGAGGGCATGGATGGGTGTGAGCTGATGTGCTGCGGACGGGGTTATGACCAGTTCAagagtgtccaggtggagcgTTGCCACTGCAAGTTCCATTGGTGCTGTTATGTCAAGTGTAAAAAGTGCACAGAGATCGTTGACCAGTACGTCTGTAAATGA
- the WNT5B gene encoding protein Wnt-5b isoform X1: MCPADSPHTCARHATPRPRGAPAPPDAPQGRASPTRLLTGRGAPSRRPALRGLPHRRHRPQPTMTGPRLALAAALLCSCTSPVADANSWWSLAMNPIQRPEMYIIGAQPVCSQLPGLSPGQRKLCQLYQEHMVFIGEGARSAIKECQYQFRQRRWNCSTVDNTSVFGRVMKIGSRETAFTYAVSAAGVVNAISRACREGELSSCGCSRTARPKDLPRDWLWGGCGDNVEYGYRFAKEFVDAKEREKNYVRGSEEQARMLMNLQNNEAGRRAVYKLADVACKCHGVSGSCSLKTCWLQLADFRKVGDLLKEKYDSAAAMRISRKGKLELVNNRFNMPTQEDLVYVDPSPDYCLRNETTGSLGTQGRLCNKTSEGMDGCELMCCGRGYDQFKSVQVERCHCKFHWCCYVKCKKCTEIVDQYVCK, translated from the exons ATGTGTCCCGCCGACTCCCCGCACACCTGCgcccgccacgccacgccacggCCCCGCGGGGCACCGGCGCCTCCCGACGCCCCTCAGGGCCGGGCCAGCCCCACACGTCTGCTCACCGGGAGG GGCGCCCCGTCCCGGCGGCCGGCTCTGCGGGGGCTGCCccaccgccgccaccgcccGCAGCCCACCATGACCGGGCCGAGGCTGGCCCTCGCCGCCGCgctcctctgcagctgcaccTCGCCGGTGGCCGACGCCAACTCCTGGTG GTCTTTGGCCATGAACCCCATCCAGAGACCTGAGATGTACATCATCGGCGCTCAGCCGGTGTGCAGCCAGCTGCCGGGGCTCTCCCCTGGGCAGCGCAAGCTCTGCCAGCTCTACCAGGAGCACATGGTGTTCATCGGGGAAGGGGCCCGCAGTGCCATCAAGGAGTGCCAGTACCAGTTTCGGCAGCGGCGGTGGAACTGCAGCACGGTGGACAACACCTCCGTCTTTGGGCGGGTCATGAAAATAG GGAGCCGAGAGACTGCTTTCACCTATGCCGTCAGTGCTGCCGGGGTGGTGAACGCGATCAGCCGGGCTTGCCGTGAAGGAGAGCTCTCCAGCTGCGGCTGCAGCCGGACCGCCCGGCCCAAGGACTTGCCCCGAGactggctgtggggtggctgcgggGATAACGTGGAGTATGGATATCGTTTTGCCAAGGAGTTTGTGGATGccaaggagagggagaagaacTACGTGAGAGGTTCAGAGGAGCAGGCTCGAATGCTGATGAACTTGCAGAACAACGAGGCTGGTCGCAGG GCTGTGTACAAGCTAGCGGACGTGGCCTGCAAGTGCCACGGTGTGTCGGGCTCCTGCAGCCTCAAgacctgctggctgcagctggctgaCTTCCGCAAGGTGGGCGacctgctgaaggagaagtaCGACAGCGCCGCTGCCATGAGGATCAGCCGCAAGGGCAAGCTGGAGCTGGTGAACAACCGTTTCAACATGCCGACGCAAGAGGACCTGGTCTACGTTGACCCCAGCCCGGACTATTGCCTGCGCAATGAGACCACTGGCTCGCTGGGCACTCAGGGCCGACTGTGCAACAAGACCTCAGAGGGCATGGATGGGTGTGAGCTGATGTGCTGCGGACGGGGTTATGACCAGTTCAagagtgtccaggtggagcgTTGCCACTGCAAGTTCCATTGGTGCTGTTATGTCAAGTGTAAAAAGTGCACAGAGATCGTTGACCAGTACGTCTGTAAATGA